In the genome of Stigmatopora nigra isolate UIUO_SnigA chromosome 7, RoL_Snig_1.1, whole genome shotgun sequence, the window GGGAAATCAGCTGTCAATCATTTagctcaagggtgtcagactccgcgttaacgtcaacttgatttcacgtgggccgcaccatttatttacatttttttatataaataaatagattaaaagagctggtttaaaacccctgaatattcattttatactgatctaaaacaatgtttattttagcttttttttaaatatattttttaggttttacaaaatgattgatttaaaaggggggaaatcaggaaaagtcatatccatctatactcttcatttgaatttgatccgaaaacataaagtcagcactcatgattaacctTCCCatccgcacaaaatgatgcggcgggcctgatttagcccccgggccgccactttgacacttgtgatCTAGCTTAAGCAACACTGCCCCCGGTGGTTCTGAATGGATACTGCACCTTTGGCCTTAGATTCAATCTTATTTATTAGTGAGGTGATGCCCGAAAATTGTCAGTACTCACCGGACAGGGCCGGTCGCAGAGCGCCCCCTGCCAGCCGACGGCGCAGACGCAGGAGCCGTCGGCGGGGTGGCACTTGGCCCCGTTGGCGCAACGGCAGGTGCCGTTACAGCCGCGGCCCCACGTGCCCTCGGCGCAAGGGATCGAACAGTCGGGTCCTCGCCATcctgaaaaaaagtggaaaattggAATGGTCTACTTTTCGATGGTGCATTTAGGTGTACAAAAACCTATTGTTTGCCCAGTGGGCCTCGGGCGAGAAGCGTCACTCACTCACTGACTGACCTTCTTTGCAGAAACAGACGCCGTCGACGGGCGAGCAGTCCACAAAGTTGTCGCAGGAGCATTCCAGGGAGCAGTTGTTGCCGTAAGTGCCGCTTTTGCAGGGATTCTCGCAGTGCACGCCctggaaagacaaaaaagatGAGCTCTCTCTGGTGGCGGTCGAGGGCATAACCCAAGGGCGTCAGACTTTATCGTCAAATCGATTTGacctggactattttagatataatatttttttttaatgaatagattaaaaataactggattaaaagctctgaatattattttttttagatctaaaactttatttgaacttttttttaggcTTCAGGGtcatttttgggattttttaaattggattaaaagccctggatattctgATTTTTATatatctgaaacaatgtttatttgagcttttaaaaaaatatatttttagagtttacaacgtgattttttaattaaaacagaaaaaaatgattacaaaaatgacaattatttatttgaaaggGGAGAAATTaggaaataatataaaataaaaaaatctatataatgaataaaatatacacctacaatcttcatttgaatttgatcctaaaacagaaagtcgtgaTTGAccttcccgggccgcacaaaatgatgcggcggaccagatttggcccccgggccgccacttccACACACTTCCCATCACTGCTTTTAGACTAACCGTGTATCCGGGAGGGCATTGGCAGAGTCCGGTGGCGCCGTGGCAGACGCCGCCGTTGACGCAGAGGCAGGGCTCCAGGCAGCCGTGGCCGTAGAAAGCGTGGGCGCAGGTCTCGTTGCAGTGGAGCCCCGCCCACCCCGCCTGGCAAGTGCACTCGCCCTTCATCGGGTGGCAGCTGGAATACACCAAGAATACCGTCCGTCAACGGGAAGGTCAGTCAGTCGGTCGCTCTGTGACTCGAAGCTTACCTGAGCGTGTTGGAGGCGTGGCAGAGGCAGGCGCGCTCGCAGTGCATGCCGTACTTCCCACGCGGGCACATCCTGTCCTCGCAAGTGGGCCCGCTGTAGCCCGGCTCGCACAGGCAGCCGCCGTCGATGTTGTAGCAGCGGGCGCCGTTGGCGCAGTCGCACGCGCCCTGGCAGTCCTGGCCGTAGGTGCCCACCCCGCACTCTTCGTTACACCTGAGTCGACACAAAAATGGAGGGGTTAGGGCTACCGCTTTGATACGCGAGAGGGGATTTCCATTTTGGGGTCAAGAGGTCAGAGGTCTCGAGGTCCAACTTAAGAACGGGAGCTCATCTGACCGGCGGCATATTTGTGATAAGGAACGGGGGGAGCTGAGGCTAATTTTGGGCTCATGAAGTCAAAGGTCACCAGGGTTTGGAAGAGAATCTTGCGATAACTTGAGAACTACTTGAGGGGATTAAGATCAAAGTCACAGGATATGTTTGTAACGTGGACCAATCAACTTGTGTACCTTTTAGGGTCACGAGGTCAAAAAGGAAGCCTCGGGATAAGTGAAGCctgaataaatatgaaaaatacacattaaagtTCTGACCTGGCACCGGTGAATCCGTGGGCGCACTTGCACTGTCCCGTCTCGGGGTGGCATTTCCCCCCGTTGTGGCAAAGGCACTCCTCGGCGCAATTGGGCCCGTAGCGGCCCTGGGGACAGCGTTCCGTGCACACCGATCCCTACACAAGCCACAAGCCCCGTGTGAGCCGCTTTTGGTTTTTCCCCCGCGGGATTTCCCGGTGGCTCACCGTCCAGCCGGGTGGGCAAGCGCAGACGCCTTTGCCCCGGCAGATGCCGCCATTTTGACAAGGACACCTGGCCGGGCATTTCCTGGAGCATGTCTTCTCGCAActgcaacaaaaatatatatattagtatcAGAAAGGGGCGTGGCTTTATACGGAAGAAATTTGACGGGTGGTACTGACAAGGTTCCGGTGAAGCCGTCCCGACAGTTGCACTCGCCGCTGGCCGGGTTGCAGGTTCCGCCGGCGCCGCAGCGGCACTTTTGGAGGCAGGCCTCGCCGAAGGTCCCGGCGGGACACGCTTCCTCGCAGCGGCGGCCCGTGAAGCCCGGCGGGCAGCGGCACGTGCCCCCCGACGGCTCGCAGAGGGCGCCGTTCTGGCAACGGCAGCGTTGGTTGCAGCTCGGACCCCAGCGCTGGTTCTCGCATGCTGtgggagaaaaataatattaaattcaCAAAATCAAGCGGATTTGcagacatttcctttttttcgcaATAAAATAGTATGTTTTTATCATGAAAGAAGAAGTTCTTaccattaattattaattttcaaGGGATCTGACAACAATAAAGTTCATTAAAACGAATTAGTTTGAATATTAAAAAAGggaagttaagaaaatgaagacTGCAATCATTTCAATAATTAaaacacaaattattttttaaactgagaaaaactatgcaaaaatgaaaaggtaaacaaattaaaaaaatgtattgatttatttgaataaaaaaacatttttaatttttttttttaaatttaaacaagatattaaaaaatgatcacGTTAGAAAATAATTCctatttttgctcaaaatatttCTGCGCGATTGACGTTGGCGCCGAAAGAGTTAAGAAGAGTCACCCAAAAACCGATGAGTGTCAAAACCCTGAGTAGTATATTTTCACCGCAAATAAATGAAGAACAGAAgtatttgtggcttttttttccaggcctCCCCCCGTAACCCACCCACCCTCCACGCTCGTCATCCAAGATAGGGGGCGGAGTTCCCGGTTCTGGGAACGTTGCAACGCCTGTCACGTGACTTCACGTGACCACCTTTGAAACCTGAACGGTCGTTTGTCAATTGTTTGGTTTCAAGGATCCCCGGCCGTTTGGTTTCAAAAGTGTCCAGgcccccccccctaccgcccGCCGGTGTTTATGAGCTGGTCGGTCGGGGGCCGCCGGTCTGGCCTCCGTCGTCTTCTCGAGTAATGACAAATTCAGATGGCGGATTGCGCGCCGTGTTTACACGGGCGTTGGGCGATGGGAACGGAGCGACTGGAAAACGGCGGCGTGCTAAGTCTCCCAAAAGGCCATAAAAGGTCCGTCTCACAACTcctaaaaaatcatcaaaataaacatttcctgatttttctccccctttaaagccatcatttcattttgaatccatctttttcagtttttagttcaaaattaattttgtgaaatctaaaaatagatgtaaaaaaacccaaaataaactttgttttagatctacattaaaaaacggaatattcagggcttttaatccatttaattttaaaaaatcaaaatattctaatCAGCAACTTTTCAATgatggcggccatgtttggtcgaAATGAACGGCGCTATTCAAAGAATTAGCATCTCAACTCATTCacaatatatgaaaaataaggtgTACTACTATCCAGCTAAGCTAAACTTGTGAAATGAGCCCTAAAATGAATATTGATATTCTTGAAAACCCACTTGATGTATTTTTCCTGCCAAAAAACAAAGCTACATAATACACACTTGTACTAACGGCGGCGTCCCTCCGGGATCAACGTTAGCACCCATACCGGGGAGTGTAAATATCCATTTCTGCCGACGAGTCATCATTTCTCTGGTTTTGACGACGTCACCAGCTTTGACGGATTGATTTTTAAAGCCCGAAAGCGAAAAAAAAGTCCCGGCCGGTGTGAAAAGCGTACACAAGATCCTCCCCCATTTTTCCACCGACGTTGCTAAGCCCAGCCACATTTTCCTGTAAAATTTCTCTCGGGCGCAAACTTCCAAACCACATCATTTTTGAACGCGCCTTCAAAAAGACACGCCAGATTTGGCGACCGCCATGGACGGCGGTGGGCGTCCAATCGTGTGAGGTTCAATGGGTGGCGACTTCATCCAGACTTAATGTCCCaaaaaaatggttcaaatgGATGTCAATGATTTCCAATTGTATTCATGGGTTAATTTTTAGAGAATTGGATGATGTATTGCAAAGTTGTATCTCCgcattttaaccaaaaaatacttgcattttGCGTTAAAAAGAACCCGGCGCCGTATAAAGGGATCCTTGTGGTAGGCACAGGTGTTTTTATCATCTGAAATGTTGGAACTCTTTCGGCGCCGGCGAAGTCCCGTCACACTATTGCAAGGGTATCAAACTCGGGTTGTTttttgggccgctttaacgtcgaCTCTATTTcccgtggaccattttagatacattttttttagaaatggtttaaaagaactggattaaaagccctgaatattctgttttttgtagatataaaacaatgtttatctgagctttttttagaaatatatttttagattttactaaatgatttttgggctaaaacacagaaaatttgattaaaaaaagacaatgattgatttaaatggggggaaatcatgaaatgtaatatccatctctactcttcatttgaatttgatcctaaaacagaaatttggaactcatgattgactttctcgggccgcacaaaatgatgcggcggaccacatttggcccgcgggccgccactttgacaccagtgccctATTGGCTGCAAATGGACGACTATGGGTGTCAATGGAGAGGTTTGAATGGGGGGAGGGATTGTAGGGTACGCAGGGAGCGCGAGGCGAGCCGGAGAAagaaggcaggcaggcaggctgaTTTTTTCCATGGCCCCTTTCCTTGGCCCCCATTGGCCCTTTTCCCTCGCGCAGTCGCGGCTAATTGGCggctaaaaacaataacaacgaGCCCGACTAGCCAGCGTACTTTGGATGAAGCAAAGACGAGCGCTcgattaaagaaaaacaataatgcACGTCTACTTCACGGACATACTGACTTGGTTAATTTCCCTGGAACTACGGCATATACTTATTGATTGGTGTGGAATATTTGCAATGTTTTGATGATGacatattaaaatattattattattttttttcataccgcTAGAGCAGTCGTCTCCTCGCCACCCCCCCTCGCACTGACAGCGGTCCGGGGCCACGCAGCGGCCGTGGACGCATTCCTTGGTGCAGCGGGCtgtagaaaaaagaaaaaaaagaaaaataacatcaatAAATAAGGACCATTTTCCAAAAGAAATATGACGACGGGCTGTTTATTAAAGGGAAGACAAGAAGGCCTTGTTTGGACGCTACAATTATGTTCGAGGGAAGAAGCTACTACTTTCTTTGACATTATTATTTCAAAAAGTCACCACGGGGCGGCCAACGGGCGCTATCATTACGCCCCCCCCCcagctaaaaatagaaaaatccgCCCCAGTGCGCCAGTGGGATTCGGACTCCAACCGTGGCTATTTGCAGAACGGAATCTTTGATGGGAAGaacgttggaaaaaaaaaacattagcattGTTAGCGTTGTTGTCATAACATGAGGAGGCTTATTTGACGGCAGGAATATTCGGTATACGCAAGTTGTAGCTAAGCGCTAACTGTTGATGTCCAAGAgttcatttaatatttatgGAGATTCGTGGATTTAGATTAGTCAGTGTGGTTCAAACGTGATTCATTTGTGGACACGGTTGAGTCGTATGCGGTtgcaaaattgtaaaattgggaggaaacctggcaaaatatttatttggaagattggaactcattaaaaaaaaaacctttttttggccaaaatacAAGATCCCCTTAAGcacaaaaagttgaaaaaaatggtaaaaaggaaaatatgtgtAATTCTTAAGAATGTTGGcccaaaaaacattgaatatatataaaaaatttttttttagatattttctggtgtaatacaaaaataaaaaactagtCAAATGATGACTCTCATAGTAGCCTGGGCTACTTATAtactatcaaaataaaaaaatgtatctaaaaaaaaaaaaatacttaaaagagaattataataaaaataataacaataataataatgagtaaTATGAATGGAGACTTACGAACACATTTGTCCCGACTCTCGTAGTATCCCGGGCAGCACTGGTAGCGTTTGCGGTAGTCCGTCTTGACGGCTTGCCTGTAGGCCGTCTTGTAGGTGATCCTAGCACAAATCAGCTCCGTCACCCCTTGCCAACACCCCCTACTCTCTGACCAATAAGATTTCAACCCCACTTGATTTTCACCTGTGTCGGGGGCAGCGGTAGTTGGTGCGAGGGTCCGGGCAGGGCTCGTCGGTGGCGTGGTCGTAAGGGTGCGAGTACGATTCCTTCACGGAGGTGGTGAAGCTGAAAGACAAAAGGAGAATAAATATATTAGAttattggttgttgttttttttttggggggggggggtataatAATgtgtaattcatttattttaaaaggaaaaataaataactagccCTTTTATaggaatcattttaatttgaaatggaGCATAAAACAAAGTGCCGCCTGATTTATTTTGAAGACCCGCACTTGCTATCATTCAACtagacggagggagggagggagaaagaCTAATATTTTCTAACCGACAACCCATCCTTGACTGCAGCCTTGTCTGGCCTTGGAATTGTCCAAAAAAGGAAGTCCGACGCTGGACGCTTTCGGATCGACGCGAGCGCGACCTGGCGTGACCCCGTCGTCACCCCGGAAAGGAAAGGACTTTTTGGCGGACTTGGGGGTCAAACCAGCCGGGCGGCCGGGTGGGCTCACCTCTCCCACAGGCTGCAGACGTTGGGGTCGCGTGGGTTCAGCGACCAGGCCGGCGGGAAACAGAGGACCAGGACAAAGAGGAGGACGTCCATGTCGTCCTGACTCGGGACCGCCTGAAACACCAAACGCAAAATGGACGCCGTTAATGTCTTGGTTTTGGAcgtacaaaaataacaacaatgttAAGAGTACGACGACAAGATGTCGTAAAAACATGGCGGaaagttgacaaaaaaagaagtagaaCCAAACtaaacagaagaagaagaaaaggtaaaaaaggagtagaaaaaatatatcattaaaaaatagcaaaaggcaaaaaaggattataaaataaaataaattttaaaaggaagttaaagataaaaaaggagtagttaatttaattaaataaaacatttaaacaagAAGTAAAAGGTTAAAAGgcgaaataaaataaataaaacattaaaaaagaagtaaaataactaaaataaaatgcagaCAGAAgtcaaagaataaaaagaaaagtagaagtggtagaaatacaaaaattaaaatagatgtCAAAGTGAAAAGATAAGTGTTTACAAAAATGTAGAAAGCGTAGTAGAAGTTGTACAAGtacaaaaacaaagtcaacGTAAGAAAAGAACTCAAGTACAAAAGCACATGGAAAAAGAAGTCATgctgtagaaagaaaaaaaaaaagtcaacaaagaAAGCCAGTGAGATTTGGCGCCCACCCCTCAGAAAAAGAAGACCTAAAGAAGAACACCCGGATCAAGATACAACGcaaaccccattttttttttaattccacacCGGGTCACTTGGACGTGTCCTATTGACCGTTGGAAAGGAGACTTGGTGGGGACTAACTGAGTCTCCGCCTCCATTCGCCGAGAAGGCCGGCCGGCGCcatctggattccatcaagagCACGAGAGGCGGCAAGGGGACGCCGTCGGGCTCTCAGGGAGCGAGAGGGAGGGAGCCAGGGAGAACGagtccccccctccctccgtccTCGCCATTCCCAAAAAGCCAATCTGGGGACACTCTCTGGGAAAACAACACCTGGGTCGCGTGGCCTCCCAGCGATAACCTCCATCCGTACGTACGTAATGTTACTTTCTAATGGCTCATTTACTCATTGATGGTCAACCCATGCATGAGCCGTCCAATAAATCCCgcccacatacggcccgtggaaaaccatatattattattgattttgaaATCACATTTTGTTATGTATTTCCAAGATATACATATACTCACTGTGATAGGCAGTCCTCCTCCTGGCACCcggagtcagatgggataggctccagcacccccggcgacaCTAGTGAGGaaaaaacagttcagaaaataagatgagttgGTTTAATTTTTGATGTTTGCATTTGGAATTccagttttcatttatttcgtTCACGTTTGAATGGAATCACTTGAAAAATTtattaaattccatttttatttattggtgTAAATTTCTCAAATATTCATTGATTTCCCCGCCCCTTTTTTGGGAAACTCCCATTTCAAACCTTTCTAACTCCTAACTCTTATTGTCTACTAGGGCTAATCTGCTAACGACTAACTCTTTTTGTCCACCATGGCTAACTGGCTAACGGCTAACTGTTTTTATCTGCCACGGCTAACGGTTAACTCTTTTTTTGCCACTCGGCACGTGCGCCTATTTGGTTGGGTTTGATTAGCGAGAAGGAGTTGATTCCCTTCCGAGTCCCCAAAAGGCGAATTTAACGAG includes:
- the pear1 gene encoding uncharacterized protein pear1, coding for MDVLLFVLVLCFPPAWSLNPRDPNVCSLWESFTTSVKESYSHPYDHATDEPCPDPRTNYRCPRHRITYKTAYRQAVKTDYRKRYQCCPGYYESRDKCVPRCTKECVHGRCVAPDRCQCEGGWRGDDCSSACENQRWGPSCNQRCRCQNGALCEPSGGTCRCPPGFTGRRCEEACPAGTFGEACLQKCRCGAGGTCNPASGECNCRDGFTGTFCEKTCSRKCPARCPCQNGGICRGKGVCACPPGWTGSVCTERCPQGRYGPNCAEECLCHNGGKCHPETGQCKCAHGFTGARCNEECGVGTYGQDCQGACDCANGARCYNIDGGCLCEPGYSGPTCEDRMCPRGKYGMHCERACLCHASNTLSCHPMKGECTCQAGWAGLHCNETCAHAFYGHGCLEPCLCVNGGVCHGATGLCQCPPGYTGVHCENPCKSGTYGNNCSLECSCDNFVDCSPVDGVCFCKEGWRGPDCSIPCAEGTWGRGCNGTCRCANGAKCHPADGSCVCAVGWQGALCDRPCPMGSFGPSCLKRCECIHADGCQATTGECRCLPGWSGPRCSEPCSEGLWGRHCNRTCFQHCPNSDTCLRETGACVCRPGFWGVTCQNKCQSGTFGSQCALSCPSCGLSYRCHHATGQCDCLPGYTGDDCHRVCPPGYYGKGCERVCPHCANNATCDHRDGQCRCPAGWTASDCSIPCGAGRFGSFCAQTCSCPGDAACDRVTGECPCDTADCQQERSEAGGVMVALPPGEREPWAAVSGVAALVLLAALLLTLLLLYRRQQKLKHNNTPTVSFSASSSSSGGGGATTVRRTVNSDYIVSDAAPGYQHYYSNPSYHTLRDNRPPLPHLPNNHKNTNEQLFCSMKNCRSNATLPADWKRQRSRGKDAGVFGIDRSYSYNASLGKYFNKDVNESAASGGSLDSENPYATIKDWSDPQSEGGYMEMKAAVLPRPRAYTQGAPPPPPPPPPHPPPPFNTASLRRQRQHSLGHAPPEDSHTHSHYDLPINSHIPGHYDLPPVRRPPSPPPSPESSPP